One genomic window of Tetrapisispora phaffii CBS 4417 chromosome 13, complete genome includes the following:
- the RSM10 gene encoding mitochondrial 37S ribosomal protein uS10m (similar to Saccharomyces cerevisiae RSM10 (YDR041W); ancestral locus Anc_3.278) produces MENYMKQMFLRRANVLALRNVRFQSSIPELTAKDLPASTVIDSVTKSSSIAPEVNSEKTYTKYSNSVTENAKQHILPVNVEAVYHLPLRNEVKYGDLIADIQLRSYDNENLDFFSDFILRVGYYLGMPMTGPKPLPTRRERWTVIRSPFAQAKSKENFERHTHKRLIRVWDTETEVLNIWLSYINKHAITGVGIKCNVFKRAGLDLEKDEKVESSIFSSLEKQPGKKYKVWMKLLVTRFWNY; encoded by the coding sequence ATGGAAAACTATATGAAACAAATGTTTTTAAGACGAGCTAATGTTCTTGCATTGCGAAATGTTAGATTTCAATCTAGCATCCCCGAATTAACTGCAAAGGACTTACCTGCTTCTACTGTTATTGATTCAGTGACTAAAAGTTCTTCAATTGCACCAGAGGTTAATAGTGAAAAAACATATACAAAATATTCTAATAGTGTTACCGAAAATGCTAAACAACATATACTGCCAGTAAATGTAGAAGCAGTATATCATTTACCTTTAAGAAACGAAGTTAAATACGGGGATCTAATAGCTGATATTCAATTGAGATCCTACGATAACGAAAATTTGGATTTTTTCTCTGATTTCATATTAAGAGTAGGTTACTATTTAGGAATGCCTATGACTGGCCCAAAGCCTCTGCCAACAAGAAGGGAACGGTGGACAGTTATAAGATCTCCTTTTGCTCAAGCTAAATCCAAggaaaattttgaaagacATACACATAAAAGGTTAATCAGAGTGTGGGATACAGAGACAGAGGTCTTAAATATATGGTTAtcttatattaataaacatGCTATTACCGGTGTAGGTATTAAATGTAATGTATTCAAGAGAGCAGGGCTCGATTTAGAAAAAGATGAGAAGGTTGAAAGTTCAATCTTTTCCAGCTTAGAGAAACAACCtggaaaaaaatacaaagtGTGGATGAAGTTGTTGGTAACAAGGTTTTGGAATTATTAG